Proteins encoded by one window of Mycteria americana isolate JAX WOST 10 ecotype Jacksonville Zoo and Gardens chromosome 26, USCA_MyAme_1.0, whole genome shotgun sequence:
- the PAN2 gene encoding PAN2-PAN3 deadenylation complex catalytic subunit PAN2 isoform X1 → MNFEGLDPSLAEYAPPLHPALDPVLDPHLNPSLLQNVELDAEGVPLEGIAVPESVHLMEGMYSELHTAVSEVGVPVSVSHFDLHEEMLWVGNHGGHATSFFGPTLERYSSFQVNSSDDIRQIQSLENGVLFLTKTNLKYMSRGGLIIFDYLMDESEDMHSLLLTDSSTLLVGGLQNHVIEIDLNTVQETQKYTVEVPGITIMRQSNRFFFCGHTSGKVSLRDLRTFVVEHEFDAYSGSLSDFDVHGNLLVTCGFSSRMNGLACDRFLKVYDLRMMRATTPLQVHIDPFFLRFIPTYTSRLAIISQTGQCQFCEPTGLANPADIFHVNTVGPLIMTFDVSASKQALAFGDSEGCVHLWADSPEVTFNAYSRETDFALPCMVDTLPHLDWNQDLVPLSLIPVPLTSDTLLSDWPAANSAPAPRRAPPVDPEILRTMKKVGFIGYAPNPRTKLRNQIPYRLKETDNEFDSFSQVPESPIGREEEPHLYMVAKKYRKVTIKYSKLGLEDFDFKHYNKTLFAGLEPHIPNAYCNCMIQVLYFLEPVRCLVQNHLCQKEFCLGCELGLLFHMLDLSRGDPCQGSNFLRAFRTIPEASALGLILADSDEATGKVNLGRLIQSWNRFILTQLHQETQEQEGPQAYRGAGSSSFGSSGDSVIGQLFSCEMENCSMCRCGKETVRVSSTLLFTLSYPESTEKPVKDYEFAQILKRSICLEQNTQAWCENCEKYQPTVQTRNIRCLPDVLVINCEVNSSKEADFWKTQAEYAFQRAMMKRGGFEITKGKEISLGEWKELGNPDTGHSYPSVEELKNIWIPHAIKMRLTKSKELDVCNWSESDELSPTDDPESVYVYDLMATVVHILDSRTGGSLVGHIKVGETYHQRKEGVTHQQWYLFNDFLIEPVDKCEAVQFDMSWKVPAILYYARRNLNAKYNLVIKNPIEASVLLAEASLARKQRKCHATFIPLMLSEMPQAGDLVGLDAEFVTLNEEEAELRSDGTKSTIKPSQMSVARITCVRGQGPNEGVPFIDDYISTQEQVVDYLTQYSGIKPGDLDAKISSKHLTTLKSTYLKLRFLIDVGVKFVGHGLQKDFRVINLMVPKDQVIDTVYLFHIPRKRMISLRFLAWYFLDLKIQGETHDSIEDARTALQLYRKYLELSPQGAEPEDFRKVLKGLYEKGRKLDWKMGPCSPPCWPCDRAPWPPARSSPGTPPREADTRGTGTSSGDGTVPAPARPPPPRGPAPRDSLSLPVPGIAAPSPRPPARAPS, encoded by the exons ATGAATTTTGAAGGTCTCGACCCCTCCCTTGCCGAGTATGCTCCCCCCCTCCACCCTGCGCTGGACCCTGTCCTGGACCCCCATCTCAACCCCAGCTTGCTGCAGAACGTGGAGCTGGATGCCGAGGGGGTGCCGTTAGAGGGTATCGCGGTGCCGGAGTCGGTGCACCTCATGGAGGGCATGTACAGCGAGCTGCACACCGCCGTCTCCGAAGTGGGGGTGCCCGTCTCCGTCTCCCATTTCGACCTGCACGAAGAGATGCTGTGGGTTGGGAACCACGGG GGCCACGCCACCTCTTTCTTCGGCCCGACGCTGGAGCGATACTCCTCCTTCCAAGTGAACAGCAGTGACGATATCCGCCAGATCCAGAGCCTGGAGAACGGTGTCCTTTTCCTGACCAAAACCAACCTGAAGTACATGTCACGGGGGGGCCTCATCATTTTTGACTACCT CATGGACGAGTCCGAGGACATGCACAGTCTCCTGCTGACGGACAGCAGCACGCTGCTCGTTGGCGGGCTGCAGAACCACGTCATTGAGATAGACCTCAACACCGTCCAGGAGACGCAGAAG taCACCGTGGAGGTTCCCGGCATCACCATCATGAGGCAATCAAACCGCTTCTTTTTCTGTGGGCACACCTCGGGGAAG GTCTCCCTGCGGGATCTGCGCACTTTTGTGGTGGAGCACGAATTCGACGCGTACTCAGGCAGCTTGTCTGACTTTGACGTCCACGGGAACCTGCTGGTGACCTGCGGCTTCTCCAGCCGAATGAACGGCCTCGCCTGCGACCGCTTCCTGAAGGTGTACGACCTGCGCATGATGCGGGCCACCACGCCGCTGCAGGTCCACATCGACCCCTTCTTCCTCCGCTTCATCCCCACCTACACCTCCCGCCTGGCCATCATCTCCCAGACAG GTCAGTGCCAGTTCTGCGAGCCCACCGGCCTCGCCAACCCCGCTGACATCTTCCACGTGAACACCGTTGGGCCCCTGATCATGACCTTTGACGTCTCGGCCAGCAAGCAGGCCCTGGCCTTCGGCGACTCGGAGGGGTGCGTCCACCTCTGGGCCGACTCCCCGGAGGTCACCTTCAACGCCTACTCCCGGGAGACGGACTTTGCCTTGCCCTGCATGGTGGACACGCTGCCCCACTTGGACTGGAACCAGGACCTTGTGCCGCTCTCGCTCATCCCCGTGCCGCTGACCAGCGACACCCTGCTCTCCGACTGGCCCGCTGCCAActctgccccggcaccccg GCGAGCCCCTCCGGTAGATCCCGAGATTTTGCGCACCATGAAAAAAGTGGGGTTCATTGGCTACGCCCCAAACCCAAGGACCAAGCTCCGCAACCAG ATTCCCTATCGGTTAAAAGAGACGGACAATGAGTTCGACAGCTTCAGCCAAGTCCCCGAGTCCCCGATTGGGCGGGAAGAGGAGCCACACCTCTACATGGTGGCCAAGAAGTACAGGAAG GTCACGATCAAATACTCCAAGCTGGGGTTGGAAGATTTTGACTTCAAGCATTACAACAAGACGCTGTTTGCAGGCCTGGAGCCCCATATCCCCAACGCCTACTGCAACTGCATGATCCAG GTGCTGTATTTCTTGGAGCCGGTCCGCTGCCTGGTCCAGAACCACCTGTGCCAGAAGGAGTTCTGCCTGGGCTGTGAGCTGGGCTTGCTCTTCCACATGCTGGACCTGTCCCGAGGAGACCCCTGCCAG GGAAGCAACTTTTTGCGGGCTTTCCGCACAATCCCAGAGGCTTCGGCGCTGGGGCTGATCCTGGCTGACTCGGACGAAGCCACAGGGAAGGTGAACCTGGGGCGGCTGATTCAGAGCTGGAACCGTTTCATCCTTACTCAGCTGCACCAGGAAAcccaggagcaggagggaccGCAGGCGTATCGGGGGGCGGGCAGCAG CAGCTTTGGGTCCTCGGGGGACTCGGTTATCGGGCAGCTGTTCAGCTGCGAGATGGAGAACTGCAGCATGTGTCGCTGCGGCAAGGAAACCGTTCGCGTGTCCTCCACGCTGCTCTTCACCCTCTCCTACCCTGAGAGCACTG AAAAGCCAGTCAAAGATTATGAGTTTGCCCAAATTTTAAAGCGAAGCATCTGCTTGGAGCAGAACACGCAAGCCTGGTGCGAGAACTGTGAGAAGTACCAGCCCACG GTCCAGACCCGGAACATCCGCTGCCTGCCGGACGTCCTGGTCATTAACTGTGAGGTGAACAGCTCCAAGGAGGCAGATTTCTGGAAGACGCAGGCTGAG TATGCCTTTCAGAGAGCCATGATGAAGAGAGGAGGCTTTGAGATCACCAAAGGCAAAGAAATCTCTCTTGGAGAGTG gaaggagctggggaaCCCCGACACGGGGCATTCGTATCCTTCTGTGGAGGAACTGAAGAACATTTGGATCCCCCACGCCATCAAGATGAGACTGACCAAGAGCAAGGAGCTAGATGTCTGCAACTGGAGTGAGAGCGATGAG CTGAGCCCGACTGACGACCCCGAGTCGGTCTACGTCTACGATCTAATGGCCACCGTCGTCCACATCCTGGATTCCCGCACGGGGGGCAGCCTGGTGGGGCACATCAAAGTGGGAGAGACCTACCACCAAAGGAAGGAG GGAGTCACACACCAGCAGTGGTACCTCTTCAACGACTTCCTCATCGAGCCTGTCGATAAG TGCGAGGCGGTGCAGTTTGACATGAGCTGGAAGGTGCCGGCTATCCTGTACTACGCCCGGAGGAACCTCAACGCCAAGTACAACCTCGTCA TCAAGAACCCCATCGAAGCCAGCGTGCTGCTAGCAGAGGCCTCCCTGGCTCGCAAGCAGCGCAAGTGCCACGCCACCTTCATCCCCCTCATGTTGAGCGAGATGCCGCAGGCGGGCGACCTGGTGGGGCTGGACGCCGAGTTTGTCACGCTGAACGAG GAGGAGGCCGAGCTGCGCAGCGACGGGACCAAATCCACCATCAAGCCCAGCCAGATGTCGGTGGCCAGGATCACGTGCGTGCGCGGGCAGGGCCCTAACGAGGGCGTCCCCTTCATTGACGACTATATCTCCACCCAAGAGCAG GTGGTGGATTACCTGACCCAGTACTCGGGGATCAAGCCGGGAGACCTGGACGCCAAGATCTCCTCCAAGCACCTCACCACTCTCAAATCCACCTACCTGAAGCTGCGCTTCCTCATTGACGTGGGAGTCAAGTTCGTGGGCCACGGGCTGCAGAAGGACTTCCGTGTCATCAACCTGATG gtGCCCAAGGACCAGGTGATCGACACCGTCTACCTGTTCCACATCCCGAGGAAGAGGATGATTTCTCTGCGCTTCCTCGCCTGGTACTTCCTGG ACCTGAAGATCCAGGGGGAGACCCACGACAGCATCGAGGACGCGCGCACGGCGCTGCAGCTCTACCGCAAGTACCTGGAGCTGAGCCCGCAGGGCGCCGAGCCCGAGGACTTCCGCAAGGTGCTCAAGGGCCTCTACGAGAAGGGACGCAAGCTGGACTGGAAG ATGGGGCCGTGTTCCCCCCCGTGCTGGCCCTGTGACCGGGCCCCGTGGCCCCCGGCGAGGagcagccccgggacccccccgagGGAGGCGGACACACGTGGAACTGGAACCAGCAGCGGGGACGGGACTGTCCCCGCCCCtgcccgacccccccccccccggggcccggcgcCTCGGGACTCCCTCTCCCTGCCGGTACCGGGAatcgctgccccctcccctcgcccgccGGCCCGGGCGCCCTCATAA
- the PAN2 gene encoding PAN2-PAN3 deadenylation complex catalytic subunit PAN2 isoform X2, producing MNFEGLDPSLAEYAPPLHPALDPVLDPHLNPSLLQNVELDAEGVPLEGIAVPESVHLMEGMYSELHTAVSEVGVPVSVSHFDLHEEMLWVGNHGGHATSFFGPTLERYSSFQVNSSDDIRQIQSLENGVLFLTKTNLKYMSRGGLIIFDYLMDESEDMHSLLLTDSSTLLVGGLQNHVIEIDLNTVQETQKYTVEVPGITIMRQSNRFFFCGHTSGKVSLRDLRTFVVEHEFDAYSGSLSDFDVHGNLLVTCGFSSRMNGLACDRFLKVYDLRMMRATTPLQVHIDPFFLRFIPTYTSRLAIISQTGQCQFCEPTGLANPADIFHVNTVGPLIMTFDVSASKQALAFGDSEGCVHLWADSPEVTFNAYSRETDFALPCMVDTLPHLDWNQDLVPLSLIPVPLTSDTLLSDWPAANSAPAPRRAPPVDPEILRTMKKVGFIGYAPNPRTKLRNQIPYRLKETDNEFDSFSQVPESPIGREEEPHLYMVAKKYRKVTIKYSKLGLEDFDFKHYNKTLFAGLEPHIPNAYCNCMIQVLYFLEPVRCLVQNHLCQKEFCLGCELGLLFHMLDLSRGDPCQGSNFLRAFRTIPEASALGLILADSDEATGKVNLGRLIQSWNRFILTQLHQETQEQEGPQAYRGAGSSFGSSGDSVIGQLFSCEMENCSMCRCGKETVRVSSTLLFTLSYPESTEKPVKDYEFAQILKRSICLEQNTQAWCENCEKYQPTVQTRNIRCLPDVLVINCEVNSSKEADFWKTQAEYAFQRAMMKRGGFEITKGKEISLGEWKELGNPDTGHSYPSVEELKNIWIPHAIKMRLTKSKELDVCNWSESDELSPTDDPESVYVYDLMATVVHILDSRTGGSLVGHIKVGETYHQRKEGVTHQQWYLFNDFLIEPVDKCEAVQFDMSWKVPAILYYARRNLNAKYNLVIKNPIEASVLLAEASLARKQRKCHATFIPLMLSEMPQAGDLVGLDAEFVTLNEEEAELRSDGTKSTIKPSQMSVARITCVRGQGPNEGVPFIDDYISTQEQVVDYLTQYSGIKPGDLDAKISSKHLTTLKSTYLKLRFLIDVGVKFVGHGLQKDFRVINLMVPKDQVIDTVYLFHIPRKRMISLRFLAWYFLDLKIQGETHDSIEDARTALQLYRKYLELSPQGAEPEDFRKVLKGLYEKGRKLDWKMGPCSPPCWPCDRAPWPPARSSPGTPPREADTRGTGTSSGDGTVPAPARPPPPRGPAPRDSLSLPVPGIAAPSPRPPARAPS from the exons ATGAATTTTGAAGGTCTCGACCCCTCCCTTGCCGAGTATGCTCCCCCCCTCCACCCTGCGCTGGACCCTGTCCTGGACCCCCATCTCAACCCCAGCTTGCTGCAGAACGTGGAGCTGGATGCCGAGGGGGTGCCGTTAGAGGGTATCGCGGTGCCGGAGTCGGTGCACCTCATGGAGGGCATGTACAGCGAGCTGCACACCGCCGTCTCCGAAGTGGGGGTGCCCGTCTCCGTCTCCCATTTCGACCTGCACGAAGAGATGCTGTGGGTTGGGAACCACGGG GGCCACGCCACCTCTTTCTTCGGCCCGACGCTGGAGCGATACTCCTCCTTCCAAGTGAACAGCAGTGACGATATCCGCCAGATCCAGAGCCTGGAGAACGGTGTCCTTTTCCTGACCAAAACCAACCTGAAGTACATGTCACGGGGGGGCCTCATCATTTTTGACTACCT CATGGACGAGTCCGAGGACATGCACAGTCTCCTGCTGACGGACAGCAGCACGCTGCTCGTTGGCGGGCTGCAGAACCACGTCATTGAGATAGACCTCAACACCGTCCAGGAGACGCAGAAG taCACCGTGGAGGTTCCCGGCATCACCATCATGAGGCAATCAAACCGCTTCTTTTTCTGTGGGCACACCTCGGGGAAG GTCTCCCTGCGGGATCTGCGCACTTTTGTGGTGGAGCACGAATTCGACGCGTACTCAGGCAGCTTGTCTGACTTTGACGTCCACGGGAACCTGCTGGTGACCTGCGGCTTCTCCAGCCGAATGAACGGCCTCGCCTGCGACCGCTTCCTGAAGGTGTACGACCTGCGCATGATGCGGGCCACCACGCCGCTGCAGGTCCACATCGACCCCTTCTTCCTCCGCTTCATCCCCACCTACACCTCCCGCCTGGCCATCATCTCCCAGACAG GTCAGTGCCAGTTCTGCGAGCCCACCGGCCTCGCCAACCCCGCTGACATCTTCCACGTGAACACCGTTGGGCCCCTGATCATGACCTTTGACGTCTCGGCCAGCAAGCAGGCCCTGGCCTTCGGCGACTCGGAGGGGTGCGTCCACCTCTGGGCCGACTCCCCGGAGGTCACCTTCAACGCCTACTCCCGGGAGACGGACTTTGCCTTGCCCTGCATGGTGGACACGCTGCCCCACTTGGACTGGAACCAGGACCTTGTGCCGCTCTCGCTCATCCCCGTGCCGCTGACCAGCGACACCCTGCTCTCCGACTGGCCCGCTGCCAActctgccccggcaccccg GCGAGCCCCTCCGGTAGATCCCGAGATTTTGCGCACCATGAAAAAAGTGGGGTTCATTGGCTACGCCCCAAACCCAAGGACCAAGCTCCGCAACCAG ATTCCCTATCGGTTAAAAGAGACGGACAATGAGTTCGACAGCTTCAGCCAAGTCCCCGAGTCCCCGATTGGGCGGGAAGAGGAGCCACACCTCTACATGGTGGCCAAGAAGTACAGGAAG GTCACGATCAAATACTCCAAGCTGGGGTTGGAAGATTTTGACTTCAAGCATTACAACAAGACGCTGTTTGCAGGCCTGGAGCCCCATATCCCCAACGCCTACTGCAACTGCATGATCCAG GTGCTGTATTTCTTGGAGCCGGTCCGCTGCCTGGTCCAGAACCACCTGTGCCAGAAGGAGTTCTGCCTGGGCTGTGAGCTGGGCTTGCTCTTCCACATGCTGGACCTGTCCCGAGGAGACCCCTGCCAG GGAAGCAACTTTTTGCGGGCTTTCCGCACAATCCCAGAGGCTTCGGCGCTGGGGCTGATCCTGGCTGACTCGGACGAAGCCACAGGGAAGGTGAACCTGGGGCGGCTGATTCAGAGCTGGAACCGTTTCATCCTTACTCAGCTGCACCAGGAAAcccaggagcaggagggaccGCAGGCGTATCGGGGGGCGGGCAGCAG CTTTGGGTCCTCGGGGGACTCGGTTATCGGGCAGCTGTTCAGCTGCGAGATGGAGAACTGCAGCATGTGTCGCTGCGGCAAGGAAACCGTTCGCGTGTCCTCCACGCTGCTCTTCACCCTCTCCTACCCTGAGAGCACTG AAAAGCCAGTCAAAGATTATGAGTTTGCCCAAATTTTAAAGCGAAGCATCTGCTTGGAGCAGAACACGCAAGCCTGGTGCGAGAACTGTGAGAAGTACCAGCCCACG GTCCAGACCCGGAACATCCGCTGCCTGCCGGACGTCCTGGTCATTAACTGTGAGGTGAACAGCTCCAAGGAGGCAGATTTCTGGAAGACGCAGGCTGAG TATGCCTTTCAGAGAGCCATGATGAAGAGAGGAGGCTTTGAGATCACCAAAGGCAAAGAAATCTCTCTTGGAGAGTG gaaggagctggggaaCCCCGACACGGGGCATTCGTATCCTTCTGTGGAGGAACTGAAGAACATTTGGATCCCCCACGCCATCAAGATGAGACTGACCAAGAGCAAGGAGCTAGATGTCTGCAACTGGAGTGAGAGCGATGAG CTGAGCCCGACTGACGACCCCGAGTCGGTCTACGTCTACGATCTAATGGCCACCGTCGTCCACATCCTGGATTCCCGCACGGGGGGCAGCCTGGTGGGGCACATCAAAGTGGGAGAGACCTACCACCAAAGGAAGGAG GGAGTCACACACCAGCAGTGGTACCTCTTCAACGACTTCCTCATCGAGCCTGTCGATAAG TGCGAGGCGGTGCAGTTTGACATGAGCTGGAAGGTGCCGGCTATCCTGTACTACGCCCGGAGGAACCTCAACGCCAAGTACAACCTCGTCA TCAAGAACCCCATCGAAGCCAGCGTGCTGCTAGCAGAGGCCTCCCTGGCTCGCAAGCAGCGCAAGTGCCACGCCACCTTCATCCCCCTCATGTTGAGCGAGATGCCGCAGGCGGGCGACCTGGTGGGGCTGGACGCCGAGTTTGTCACGCTGAACGAG GAGGAGGCCGAGCTGCGCAGCGACGGGACCAAATCCACCATCAAGCCCAGCCAGATGTCGGTGGCCAGGATCACGTGCGTGCGCGGGCAGGGCCCTAACGAGGGCGTCCCCTTCATTGACGACTATATCTCCACCCAAGAGCAG GTGGTGGATTACCTGACCCAGTACTCGGGGATCAAGCCGGGAGACCTGGACGCCAAGATCTCCTCCAAGCACCTCACCACTCTCAAATCCACCTACCTGAAGCTGCGCTTCCTCATTGACGTGGGAGTCAAGTTCGTGGGCCACGGGCTGCAGAAGGACTTCCGTGTCATCAACCTGATG gtGCCCAAGGACCAGGTGATCGACACCGTCTACCTGTTCCACATCCCGAGGAAGAGGATGATTTCTCTGCGCTTCCTCGCCTGGTACTTCCTGG ACCTGAAGATCCAGGGGGAGACCCACGACAGCATCGAGGACGCGCGCACGGCGCTGCAGCTCTACCGCAAGTACCTGGAGCTGAGCCCGCAGGGCGCCGAGCCCGAGGACTTCCGCAAGGTGCTCAAGGGCCTCTACGAGAAGGGACGCAAGCTGGACTGGAAG ATGGGGCCGTGTTCCCCCCCGTGCTGGCCCTGTGACCGGGCCCCGTGGCCCCCGGCGAGGagcagccccgggacccccccgagGGAGGCGGACACACGTGGAACTGGAACCAGCAGCGGGGACGGGACTGTCCCCGCCCCtgcccgacccccccccccccggggcccggcgcCTCGGGACTCCCTCTCCCTGCCGGTACCGGGAatcgctgccccctcccctcgcccgccGGCCCGGGCGCCCTCATAA